The genomic interval AGCTTTAACTTGGTATCAACGTAGAGGATATCGCTTTTCAGCAGAACTTTTATCTCTTCCAGCAGGCTGTTCTTTTGGCTATTCTGCAGCCCATAAAAGTTCAGAAACACTTCTTGCGAACAGGCATCCAGAATTAATCTCAGGGGCAGGAAAGATTCATCCAAAGTGCCGCGCATTGCATCCAGATGTTGGCGGAACATGTTGAACATCTTATAGATACCGCTGGTCTGGATGCTCTGTTTTTCAGACATGGCAAACCGTCTGGGGTCAAAAAGATGGCGGTAACTGGCACGGTTAAAATGGCTGTCCACCAGAACAGAATCAGCGGCTTCCTCTTCATTTAAGGCGTGATTTGATAAAAAATAGAGAACCGATTGATCCGCGTTTTTAAATTCCAGAACCTCAAGATTGCGAAGACGATAGGTTTCCGGTTCAAGGTCTTGCAGGTCAATCTCAGAGGGTGTCAGCCCTTTTTCAGCTGCTTCCAACATTTGGGAAATGATGATGATTTCATTTCCCGCGGCCTCCACCGCTTCAATCAAAGACTTTTCCAATTTGCTGTAATAGTATTGGTTCACAAAAACATAACGGATTCCAGTGTGAACGATGTTGGTCTTATCTTTGTTCTGGAAAAAAATGGGGTCGCTGAAACCAAGCTTACAGAGCAGTTCCTGATAATTTGCCCGGATTTCCAAAACCTTGCTCAAATAGTTTTCCTGCCATTCCAGCAGGTTGAAGTGGTTCAAACTCTGAGAGTTACGCAAGGTTTCCACATCGAGGTTTTCGTCGCAAAGCTCTTCGAAAAACTGAAAAAACTGGTTGCCCCATTCCACAATGTCGAAAAATCCGTTGATATGGAAGTATTCCCTGTGCTCAGAACTGAGAGCTTGATAGAGGCAAAGCATTCTTCTGTCGTCACTTACCACAGGCTCAGATGGCAGCAGAAGGGATTCTTTGAATTCTTGCATGGTGATAAAATCGCACTCCTGCAAAGCCCATTTCCGCATGAATTCATGCCTTGCCCGGGACGCGGAAACATGGGTTGGAAAAACAAAAACCGTGGAGCCCTGAGCCTGTTCCAATGCAGTTTTAGTCAGATCATCACTAAAAGGAATCGTGATATATTCGCGCAAACTAAACCTCCCAAACATTTATTTTACTATACCCCTGACCCCGACAATCCTGTCAAGTTTTTTGCTCGGCAAACAGAGTTGAAACCGGTTTTGCTTTTCTGCGGGAAGGGGTGTGGACAGCCGCAGAGATGGCTGAAAACTGACACTCGCTAGGCTGCCCCCTTTAGTCTTCCTTATGTTTCAAAGGCTAACTATAAGCCAGGCATAGTGTTAGGGGCATATTTGCTTGAAATCAGCAGACTCGTTCTTATCTTATGAACGCGAGAAGTTCCTTCCGATATTTTAAATTTTGGTCAGCAAAATCACACAATAAGCGCTGATGCCACCTGCCCCGGATACGCCCAAACCTTCTTCCGTGGTGGCTTTCACGCTCACAGCGCCGAGAGGGCACGCGAGATCAGAAGTGATATTTTCCCGCATTTGCAAGATGTGTGGAGCAAGTTTGGGTTGAGCAGCGCAAATTGTGCAATCCAAATTTTGCAGCTTATAGCCGCAGTTTTGTGCCAACTCCCACACTTTACGCAGAAGGACGCGGCTATCCGCGCCCTTGAAAGCGGGGTCTGAATCTGGGAAAAGGCTGCCGATATCGCCCAATGCCAGGGCACCCAAAACCGCGTCTGTAATCGCGTGTAGCAGCACATCCGCGTCTGAATGACCATCCAGGCCTTTTTCAAACGGGATTTGCACGCCTCCCAAGATTAGTTTGCGACCGCTTGCGAGGCGGTGAACGTCATAACCAAAACCGACGCGCATACTTATTAATCCACGGTTATGGATTTGGAAACGTTTTTGGGTACGTCTGGATGCACACCGTGATCGGGCATGCCCAGCCTGTCCAATCTCTTCATTTTGCGCACGCTCATGCGGAACGCCAAAAGCTGAAGCACCACAGTGGCTGAAAAGCAGGTCAGAAGGCTGTCACCGGTTCGTGGCAGCATCACGTAACCCCAACCATAATAATGGCCTTCGCGGGGGATGGAACTGGCGTTTCGGAGCAGATGTTCATCCTCTTCCGCAATCACGAAAGTATCCGCGCCACGTATTTTATGGGTGTTAATCTGTGAAACTGTGAGGTTTACGTCCCTTTCGTCCGGTCCGGTCACATAGATGAGAGGATAGTTGCGGTCCAGCGAGGCATAGAAATCGCGGTTGTGGATGGCGTCGTGGAACAGTTTTTCTGCATTGGGGGTAAGGTTGAAGGGTCGGTTACGATAGAAAACATGATCCATCAAAGCGGCGTTCACTTCCATGATTTTTTGAGGAGGCAGACCGCGATTGTTGCCTTCAGTATCGATAAAATCCATTATCTCACGCAGGGAACGCACAAAGTTGCGAACATGTTTGAAACCATAGACGGTGTTTTTGCCCAGAATGGTGTTTGGCCCGTGTTTGAATTCTGAGGCTTCGCGTCCCTCCGCGTGGTTTAACACGGTTTCGCGGATTTTGAGCGCGCCTTCCATGGCCACACCGCTAATTTTCGTGGCCAAAATATGCAGCGAGGGCTCCATA from Candidatus Cloacimonadota bacterium carries:
- a CDS encoding 2-C-methyl-D-erythritol 2,4-cyclodiphosphate synthase, coding for MRVGFGYDVHRLASGRKLILGGVQIPFEKGLDGHSDADVLLHAITDAVLGALALGDIGSLFPDSDPAFKGADSRVLLRKVWELAQNCGYKLQNLDCTICAAQPKLAPHILQMRENITSDLACPLGAVSVKATTEEGLGVSGAGGISAYCVILLTKI